Below is a genomic region from Xylophilus sp. GW821-FHT01B05.
CGAGTTCGCGCTGGGCCAGATGATCTCGGAGGAGACGCTGGCCGAATCCTTCGGCGTCAGCCGCACGCCGGTGCGCGACGCGCTCACGCTGCTGCAAACCACCGGCCTGGTGGAGATCCGCCCCAAGCGCGGCAGCTTTGTGTTCCAGCCGACCGAGCAGGACGTGCAGTCCATCTGCGACTTCCGCGTGATGCTGGAAGTGCAGGCCGCCCAGCGCGGCCATGCGCTGCACCGCGCCGCGCTGCTGGCCGCGCTGCAGGCGGTGTTGGACGAGATGCTGTCTGCCACCCAGGCCGATGACGACGTGCGCTACGGCCGGGCCGACTCGCAGTTCCACGAGGCGCTGTTTGCCCACTGCGGCAACCCCTATCTGGGCGACGCCTACGGCCTGGTGGCCGGCAAGATATCGGCGCTGCGCACGGCCATGTCCAAGCAGTTCTTTGACTCGCGCGAGGTGTCGCTGGCCGAGCACCGCCAGGTGATCGCGCTGATCGATGCCGGCGATTTCGACGGCCTGCGCACGCTGCTGCAAGAGCACATCGGCCGCACGGTTGATGCCTTCCGGCTGGCCACCGACAACGGGCTGTTCACCGCGCCGGCGCGCCTTGCGCGCCAGGGCGCCTAACTTCTTTCTTCCCACTGCCATGCACCCAGCCCAACAACTGCGCCAGCTCCTGCAATCCGGCGAAATCGTCATGGCGCCCGGCGCGCCCGACGCACTGGCCGCCCGGCTGGTGCAGCAGGCCGGCTTCCCCGCCATCTACATGACCGGCTTTGGCGCCACCGCCAGCCGCCTGGGCCAGCCCGACATCGGCCTGCTGAGCCAGACCGAGATGAGCACCCACGCGCGCGACATGGTGCGCGCCGTCAACATCCCGGTCATTGCCGACGCCGACACCGGCTACGGCGGCCCCTCCAACATCCACCGCACCGTGCGTGAGTACGTGCAGGCCGGCGTTGCCGCGCTGCACCTGGAGGACCAGGTGGCGCCCAAGCGCTGCGGCCAGATGGCCGGCATCCGCCTGATGGACGCGCAAGAAAACGTGCTGCGCCTGCGCTGCGCACTAGAGGCGCGCGGCAGCGACCCATTGCTGGTCATTGGCCGCACCGACGCGCTGCCGGCCGCCGGCATCGAAGAGGCCGTGCGCCGCGCCCACCTGTACCAGGAGGCCGGCGTGGACCTGGTCTTTGTCGACGGCATCAAGAAGATCGCCGAGGTCGAGGCCGTGGCGCGCGCCGTGCAAGGCCCCAAGGTCGTCTCCATCGTGGATGGCAACGAGACCACCGTGCTTACCGCGCAGGATCTGCAGGACATGGGCTTCTCGCTGGTCTTCTACGCCGTCACCGCGCTGTTCAGCGCCGCCAAGGCCATGGCCGACGCGCTGGCCGCCCTGCGCCGCGACGGCACGCCGCGTGGCAGTGCGCAGGCGCTGCTAAGTTATGCAAAATTCTCTGATCTTGTGGGCTTGGCTCAGCACCAAGAGCTTGATAGCCGGTATGGGACCTAGGCTTCAAAAAACGTCGTATTTCTTTTAATTCCTTTTTTGAATAACTCACCATGAGTGCCCTCGCTTCTTCCGCCATTCCTTCTGCGCCGGCTGCTGCCGCCAGCGCCGCGCTGCAAGCGCTGCGCGACCTTCTCGGCCCCGTGGCGGTGATGGCCGGCGGCGACGTGCCGGCGCGCAACCGCAA
It encodes:
- a CDS encoding GntR family transcriptional regulator; its protein translation is MTRKFDIEMPKSLTEIVASRVRQAIIDGEFALGQMISEETLAESFGVSRTPVRDALTLLQTTGLVEIRPKRGSFVFQPTEQDVQSICDFRVMLEVQAAQRGHALHRAALLAALQAVLDEMLSATQADDDVRYGRADSQFHEALFAHCGNPYLGDAYGLVAGKISALRTAMSKQFFDSREVSLAEHRQVIALIDAGDFDGLRTLLQEHIGRTVDAFRLATDNGLFTAPARLARQGA
- a CDS encoding isocitrate lyase/PEP mutase family protein, with protein sequence MHPAQQLRQLLQSGEIVMAPGAPDALAARLVQQAGFPAIYMTGFGATASRLGQPDIGLLSQTEMSTHARDMVRAVNIPVIADADTGYGGPSNIHRTVREYVQAGVAALHLEDQVAPKRCGQMAGIRLMDAQENVLRLRCALEARGSDPLLVIGRTDALPAAGIEEAVRRAHLYQEAGVDLVFVDGIKKIAEVEAVARAVQGPKVVSIVDGNETTVLTAQDLQDMGFSLVFYAVTALFSAAKAMADALAALRRDGTPRGSAQALLSYAKFSDLVGLAQHQELDSRYGT